The following nucleotide sequence is from Candidatus Endomicrobium procryptotermitis.
TTTTGGGCGGCCTAGTTTAGCGCATCGTATTCCGAATTTAGCTGCGGTCTTCTTTTTTTCAGAAATTTCACGAACCAGTGCTTTACGTTTTTTAATTTCTTCTTCTTTTTGTTTATTTTTTTTTTCTATATCGGAAATAACATTCCCATTTTTATCGATGTCAATATTTTTGGGAATATTATATTGTTGGTCGCTGGTTTTTGTTTTTTGTTCTTGGTTCATAAATAATTATAATTTACCGCTCTTTTAATATTATATATATCAGTAGTTTTTAAATATTTAGTTAATTTATAATACTGGCGCATAGATATAAAATTATAATCAAGAATTTGCTGTCTAGAAAGGCATAAAACATAAATCATATATATTAAAAGTTGAGCGGGCTTATTATAATTGATAAGGTTGTTTATATTTTTATGTCGCCAAAACAAAAATATTTTATAATCGTTATTATCTAAAATAGTTTCAAGCTTAATATTTTTAGTAATAATTTTAGGTGGTCTAGACATATAAATCATCGAACTCCTCGAATTTTCTTTTAACTATAGTCGGAGTACCAGCATCGCAAAGATTATGAATGTGCCATCCGTGAATATTTTCATCGCATAAAATAAGCCATTGCAGACGTTTATCAGAAAAAAAGACTTCACCTGTTAAAATATTATTAAACTTATCAAAAAATTTTAAGATATCGCCTTCAAAAATTTCTTTAGGCGTTATAAATTTATTATATTGATATTCCATTAAGCCGCTGCCTTTTAAAATGCCGTTTACGTCATCAAAACCAACGATACGTCCATCAAGCAAAAAATAAAGACGACGTGATAAAGAGAAACCATCAATATCGTAGGTATATTTATTAATAATAACTTTAAAATTATTAAACATGTTACTATATTTTATACCTTTCCGTTTTTAATCTGTCGGTGCGCAAGCCCTTTGCAGGGTGCAAGCCCTTTGCGGTGCGCAAGCACTGTCAAATACTGCGGCCTCTGTAACAAGCGAGGTCTGGTGCGCTTGACAAAAGCCGCAGTAAAAGCACAAAGGCTAATAAGCCTGAGTGCTATTATTATTATCGGTATTATTATCAGTATTATTAATTGTAGTACGGGAATAACCGCCATGATGGTTATGCATAATAAAATGTTTGGCACGCAAAATATCGTGTAAAATGATGCGTTCGGTCAAAGCAGAAGCGATAGTGCCGAGCTGCCAAAGAAAGAACCAGAAAATTAAAGAAAAAATAAGCCAAGTGATTAAATACTTAATAGGTGAACGAAGAATACTGAGGTTAAGAGAAGTGTACAAATTGCGAAAAAAATTTTTCATAAACCAGACCTCCATGAATTTATATATTATAGTGGTATGTGTGGTGATATAAAACAGCTAAAAAAAAATTCCCACCATAATACATCTTATCGGACACTTTTGATTCTGTTCAAACTCAAAAAAAATCCGAGGCTGTTATACTCAGAAAAATTACAAACGAATTCCATAATATGATTGAAAATTTTTAGGAACAAATATCAAAACTATACTCTGTATTGTTGTGTTATTTACCGTTTAGAATTGTATTGTAAGTTTTGAGACGAATGAAAGGTTTGTGTAGTTTAAGTTGGGATTGTATGTATATTCGAATCTGTCATACGAAGCACCGAGCGTGATTCTGAAATATTTTGAGATTTCATAATCGGCACTTAGGTTTGCTCCATAGTTCGTATTATTGTCGGTTTCTATGTTGGTTTCCGAATCTTGAGTTATGTATTTTAGATTCGACAGGAAAATTATTCTATTTGTCAAAGGTATTATTTTGTTTATAAAAGGTATTTTTATTCCTGCAGGAAGCGTTAAATCGGAGTTTATCTGGCCTAGATAGCTGTTTCTTAGCACCTGAGTTGCATATTTGCCTTCAGCATTTGTTCTCCACTGATCTTCATTTTCATAACGCAGGCTGAATCTCCATTTTCCCCAATCAAAAGCTCCCTGTCCTACAATTTTTTTAGCCAGTCCGTTGGATAAGCTTTTGCTCGTTTCAAAATCATCTTCATCCGTACCAGTGTTTTCAATCGAAAAATATAAATCGAACTTCTTAAACAGTTTACACCTATAATCAAAACCGTACATTATGTCTTCCGCATTGGATACTCCATAAGTAATTATGTGTTTATTGTGAAATTTAAAATTAAACTGAGTATCGCTCATCCACGATACAGAACCGAAAAATCTCTCAATTCCGGACATTCCCACAAGTAGTTCCGGCCATATCTGCGTGTATACGTCTTTTATCGTTCCTGTAATGTATGAACTTTCGCTTCCCTCCGTGTAAGTAAAATTTGCAATCAGCGTGTTTAAAGGAGAAAGATGTCCTTTTAGTTTGAAAGCTTCAAAAGGAGCGTACCTTCCGTTTACTCTGATGTCATCTCTGTTTAAAATGCTTTTTACTGTATAAGAGTTTGAAGAGTACGAAGGCAGAATTTCCATAAGGTTATTGTTTCTTATCCAAAGTTTATCGGCTGAAAAGCCTGTGGAATTAAATTCTTTGTAGACGTTTTCATAGGAATCCGAATCCTGAAGCCTGTAATATGCCGAAAATACAAGGCTTTTTAAATATACGTTTGAAGCTATGTCATAAGCGTTTAGATTCCATGATATTTCGCCTATGCCGCTTCTTTCTATATATTTCTTTTCTCCGGGAATAATTAAATTTACAGGATTAGTACTTGAAATCACATTATAATTTTCTTTAGTGTTTATGCTGTACGTGAAAGTCGGGCTGAACCAATTTATTATCCCCAAAACAAGACTTGCACCTACTGTCTGGTTTAGAGTTTTATCATAACTTATTTCTTGTGCAAAATCGCGATTTTTTTCTCTGATTCTGTCCATCAAATACGAAGGAGAAAATAAAATACCTTTTGAAAATTTGAAAGGAAGTTTTACCGCAAACATTTCTGTCTGTTCAAGTGTGTGGTACTCGTTAATATCCAAATAAGATTTAAAAGCGTCCAGTCCTAAAAATGAGTCAGAGTCTGCCATCGGCGTCGATGGATATACTTTATAATACGAATTTATTATCTGCGCGTTTGCCATAACGTTTGTGGGCAAAAGAGGAAACACAACGGGATTATTATAGACTAAGCTTCCTGAAATAGTTTCTCTGTCTTCAAGCTGTTCTATTTCTGAAGAATCTATAACCGCTCTGGAATATTGTGCTGCCAATTTCGGAAAGTCCACACCCAAATCAAGCGAAGTTTCTCCAAAACCAGAATACGTGACTACGGTTCCTTCTTCTTTAATTGAAATAAGATTGGAATTATTGTTTATAATGTTTGGCGTAACGGTTCTTGTCTTTGACAACTGAGCTTTTATCGGCAGTAGCATTAAAGTTTCGGTCCTGAAGCCGTCAAAAGAGACATAAGCCTTGTCTTCGAGATAATCCCTGTTATACACTCCAGCGGTAACCGTTTGAAAATCTCTTTCAATAGCTTTTCTGTTTGCCCCTAAAGTTATCGCGCCTATTCTTTTTGAACCGTTCCAGCGTATATTTCCGCCTGCATGCCATGCCGTACCGTTAATTTTTTTGCTACCCATAACATGTATTTCGTTAAACCATACGTCGCCGTTCATTAATGGAACTGACGGAATTACTCCGACAGTAATCTGTGAAATCTTTTCAAGCGAAGGCGTACCGGAAGAAGTTATCACTGCGGCGGGTTCGGAAGAACTCCACCGCACTGCTCTGCCGCTTCCTTCTTGGTCTATTTTAATTAATTTCCATCTTCCTATGTCAGCCGCGTCAATATGGAGTTTATATTCGAAATAGTTATCGTCATTGCTGCCGGCGCGAAAAATAATCTGGTCACCGGGCTGCGCATTTTTTGGAAAAACAAAAAAGCGGATGCTGTCATATTTTGAAATATCCAGAGCTTCTCCGATATATACAGACCTTGCGGTAATAGTTGAAACATATTGCAGTCTTAACGACTGTTCGTCTTTTTTTATGGAATTGTCTGTATCGTAAAGTTCCTGATAATATGAGTTTGACAGAAGCGAAACATAGTCAGGGTCAGAAATGCCTATGGACGAAGTTACATTTAAAGGGTTCGAATCGGATTTTTCCCATTTATTTCCGACGATAGAAATTTTTCCTATTATGATTTTTCCAGCCTGTCCGCCGCTGTTTCTAATAATTCTTAAACGCAGAATTCTTATATTTTTCCAATTTTCCGGACTGCTCATATCCAGCGGGATTTTAAATCTTTTCCAGCCCGTCCAATCTATAGAATTATGCGTTATTCCATTTTCATCGGTAATTACTGCGGACGCAACACTTAAATCTATACCACCTGCGACATTTTCAAAAGTGTCAAGAATTCCATTTCCGTTTAAATCTTCAGTGTCAAGTTTTCCATTATGCGCGCCTATAAGTGAAGGCTGACCTCCGCTTACGTCATGAAAAGTCTGTCCCGTATCTTCCCAAGGACTTATAATTCCGTTGCCATCGGTATCTTCGGTATCCAGTAGTCCATTTCCGTCGGTGTCTTCGTTTATGCTTGTGGTATAATCGACGGCAAATTTTGCACCTTTTCCGTCTCCTTTTATCCATACTTCTGCGTACAGCTTTTTTGAAAAATCATATCCTGAAAGTGAAAGTTTTTGCGCCATTGCAATCTGCGAACGAGTTGTAACGTCATAATCTATTTCCAGCACAAGCTGTTTTTGCCCATCAACTATTTCAAGTTGAGGACTTATTTCTCTGAGAGCAATATCATAACTTCTCCATGAAAGTTCGTTAAGGTTTCTCTTAGTAGCGGGACTTTTGTCCGCTGAATGTAGCCAGCTTTCGTCAACCATAGCCGCATTGTCTTCATAAACCGCGCTGTCAAAAGAATCGATTAAAGCTTTTGAGGAAGTGTTGTCATCCTGAGAGCTCACGGCATATTCAGCAGCTGCATTAATAGTAATATTAAGAGAATTTATTTTTAAATCCGTTATTTTAATGTCTCCCTCTCCAACCAAAAGACTTCTAGGAGTGCTTCTTATATCAGGAAGGACTGCGCCTTTGGCTGTAAAATCGTAAAGCAGACTACCGCCTATACTTATATTATTTGTCAAATTTAAGTTTGTACGCATTCCAACCAGAGTAGATTCCGCCGCGGAACCGAACATAGAATAATCATATGAAACGTCTATTACGGAAGTAGCCGTTATTAGCGTTTCATTTATTATCGTCAAAATTCCCAGGTCATAATCTATTATATAATCCGTGTTTGCTTTCAATTCTCTGCCAGAGATAATGACTTTTTCCGACTGCGGCACTATTCCCGGTCGCAGAGTAAGAATTTTTACCACGTATTGGTATTCGGTTATAAAATCGTATCTGTGATTGTTTAAAGTATATAAATCGTCTGCGAGAGGTTCACCATCAACCGGATTTAAATGAAATATCCCGTTTTCAAAATCAACCGTAATATTTGAAGGATACGATGGAATCATGGTTTTATTTCCCGGATTTATAACCGTAGGCACATCGCCGTTTAAATCTTTAAGCTCAAGCGTAAAATTTCCCCTTCCATTATCGCGTATGATTTTTAAATTTCCGAGATTATAATACGTTTTTAATTCCATGGAACGCTGCGTCGTATTGTTTACGTCTTTTATAATCAGAGGAACACCCGGAGCTGAACCGCCTGAACTGAGCCATGTATCGTCTATATACTGATAATCTACCGCTGCCACATAATTACTTGCAAGCTGATTTCTGAACGTTATTATTCCTGTATTGTAATCAATAGTATAGTCTTGCCCAGCTACTAGCAGCACAAAATTTCCTCTATATTGGTCGGTCGGTGAAATAGTACGATTTTTTAAAAAGTTTAGAGGTGTTGAAGTTGTAATCGATACGTTTAAATTTGGGTCTATTCTTTGATAATCCATAAAAATGCGCGCGCTTCCAGCTTTTATAGGCCGTATAGATATGTTAGGGTCATTAATCGAAAAATATTTTAAACGTATGTATGAAGTATCTGCAATGGTTTTTCTTTCAAGCTGTGTATTACCTTCAAAACGCTTTATTTCCGAGGCACCTTTCGTTTTACTGAAAAAAGCGTCCAAAGAGTATGTTTTATATCTTGTATCGACTTTTAAACCAAATAACTCTTTAGAGTAGTTCATAAATTCTGTAGTCGGAAGTGCTACGGATATGTCTCCAAATGCCGCTTCCTCTATAAATTCATCCGGAGCCCCTTTATATACTAAGGAAATATCTTTTTTATCCGCAGTATCGTCATAATCTACATTAATGTCAAGCCTGTTGCCGACTCTTCCTAAAATTCTCATCTGGAGTTCCTGTTCCATATTGAGTGAAGAAGTATTTTTTCTTTTTCCATCTTCTTCTTTATCGTACTGCCGTGCGGTGTACTCCATTCCGATAAGTTTTCTGCCGGAAAGAGAAAGCTGTGCCTCAAAAGGCAAAGACGCAATAATTCCCGGAGGCAGCATTTCCTGCTGTGGCTTTGTGGTTTGTGAAGAAGATTCGGTTTTATAATCAGCGGGAAGTGTATCTTTTTTCTTCCATTTTTGCGAAGAATATCCGAGATTTGAAAAAACACTTTCATTGAGATACTCCAAAACTTCCCTGCCGGCAATTTCCTGAGTGGTTTCCGGCAGCATCTGCCTTTCAAAATCAGACAATAACGCCGAAATTACCGTCACTGAAGATTCTATGCTTTGAATATTTGAATATTTTTTGCCGTAATCTTCAAACTGTCTATATATTTTGTCATTTTCGTCAATTAAAGAATATTTTTTTTTATTTGCTGGTCTATAATCCGCCATGCAAATGGCGAAAAAAAACAATAAAAATAAGGGTAAAATTGCTTTTAATGTTTTCATTTTGTTTGTGAGTTTATATATTTTTAAATTATATTAAATTCTTATTCATTCTTCCATAAATTTTTGATATAATTTCAAATTAAATTATGATTAAAAAATTACATTTTTATATTATAAAAGAATTCTGTGGGTCCTTTATTTTTGGGTTGGCTGTTTTTTCAATGATTTTGCTTTTGGATCAGGTTTTTCAGCTTGTTGACCTTTTTCTCTCAAAAGGTGTGGCTTTGTGGCTTGTAATAAAACTTTTTATTTTTATACTTCCAAACATTTTAACTCTTGCGATCCCGATGGCGGTGCTGTTTGGCGTTTTGATAGCTTACGGGAGACTTTCCGAAGATAATGAAATTACCGCGATGAAAGCTACCGGAGCGGATTATAAGACATTGTCAGTTCCGATAATTATTTTTGTGGCTTTGATTTCTTTTTTTCTTGTATTTTTCAACCATTTTTGGTCTCCTTCCATGCATGGCAACTTCCGAAGTCTGTTTGAAGAAATCATCATGAAACGTCCTCTTGTGAGATTTGATGAAAAAAGCATAGTAAAACTTGGAGATTATCAAATTTATGCCAATAAAGTTAACAGTCTGGACAATACGATGTCTGGAATAAACATATACCGATTCGAAAAAGACGAGAAAGAAAAAAGAAGACAGTCATATCAGGAAAAAAAAGAGGAATGGGAACATGGGTCATGGCGCATCGCCGCTTCTTCTGCGGCGGTAAAAGTTTACCTAAACGGTGTGCAGATGAAACTGTTTGACGGTTACTGGCAGCGCGCTCACCCTTCCGACATTAAAAATATGATACATATGAC
It contains:
- a CDS encoding LptF/LptG family permease, yielding MIKKLHFYIIKEFCGSFIFGLAVFSMILLLDQVFQLVDLFLSKGVALWLVIKLFIFILPNILTLAIPMAVLFGVLIAYGRLSEDNEITAMKATGADYKTLSVPIIIFVALISFFLVFFNHFWSPSMHGNFRSLFEEIIMKRPLVRFDEKSIVKLGDYQIYANKVNSLDNTMSGINIYRFEKDEKEKRRQSYQEKKEEWEHGSWRIAASSAAVKVYLNGVQMKLFDGYWQRAHPSDIKNMIHMTFKTYTFFIPLTDAKKANNTTMQQLSSVEILKTIKQYKEQNLPYIVYAIEFWMRWILALAPIAFALVAVPIGIMAGKGGKAIGFGMSLGVIFVYYMLLVIAMNLSEKNYADPKFIMWLPNAVISSAGVFLFIKMVKK